The Gemmatimonadales bacterium sequence CCCATCCATTCGCTCAGGGCAAAGCCGGCCACCAGGCCGGCACCCATCCCGAAGGTGGTCCACATGAAGATCTCGGAGCCGCTCAGGCGGTTGTCGTGGCGCACGCGCAGTCCTCCCGCTGTCCTCTTCCGGGTGAAATCACCTCACAGTTAAGTTAACATTTCCGCCATGCAAACGCAGGAATCCGTCTCTCTCGAAGGCCTCCGAATGAACGATGAGCGTGCAGGGATTCGCGGTCCCGAGCTGGTCCGCTGGCTGGTGGTCGCGATCATCCTCGCGGCCGGCATCGGGCTGTTCTTCTGGTATGGACCCAGCAGCCATCCCGCCGCGACCACCACGGTCCACGAGGCCCCATGAGCGGGATCATGAGCGGCACCATCCGGATCACCTTGCCGGACGGCAGCCAGCGTGAGGTGCCGCCCGGCACCAGCGCCCGCCAGATCGCCGAGTCGATCGGGCCGGGATTGGCCCGTGCGGCGCTCGCGGCCCGGGTGAACGGCGCGGTCTGGGACCTCGATCGCCCGCTCGAGAGCGATGCCACCCTCGCCATCCTCACCGAGCGCGATCCGGAAGCGCTCGAGGTGCTGCGGCACTCTTCCGCCCACATCCTGGCCACCGCCGTGCGCGAGCTCTTTCCCGGCGCCGGCATCGGCTTCGGTCCGCCGATCGAGGACGGGTTCTACTACGACTTTCAGGTAGACCGTCCGTTCACGCCGGACGACCTCGAGCGGATCGAGGCCAAGATGGCCGAGGTGGCGCAGCGGGACTACCCGTTCGTGCGCGAGGTGGTGGACCGGGGGGAGGCCAACCGGCGTTTCAGCGACGATCCGCTCAAGCTGGAGCGGATCTCCGAGCTGGGCGACAACGAGACGATCACGGTCTACACCGACGGCCCGTTCATCGATCTCTGTCGCGGACCGCACATCCCCCGGACCGGGCGGCTCAAGCACTTCAAGCTGCTCTCCGCCGCGGGCGCGTACTGGCGGGGTGACGAGCACCGGCAGATGCTGCAGCGGATCTACGGCACCGCCTGGTTCAAGAAGGACGAGCTCGACGCCTACCTCCACCGGCTGGAAGAGGCGCGGAAGCGGGACCACCGCCGGGTCGGGCGCGAGCTCGATCTCTTCATGTTCCACCCGTCCGCCCCTGGAGCCACGTTTTGGACCGAACGTGGCACGACGCTGTACAACGTGCTGGTAGAGTTCGTGCGTGAGCGACAGGCCGGGGCGTTCCAGGAGATCAAGACGCCGTTGATGTACAACAAGATGCTGTGGGAGACGTCGGGGCATTGGGGGAAGTACAGGGAGAACATGTTCCTGGTGCTGAATAAGGAAACGGGCGAGCACGACGCGTCGCTCAAGCCGATGAATTGCCCCTCGCACTATCTGCTGTACTCGGCCAAGAAGCACTCCTACCGCGAGCTGCCGCTCCGGTACGTCACCTTCGACGTCCTCCACCGGAACGAGGTGACCGGGGCGCTCTCCGGACTCACCCGTGTGCGGCAGTTCGCGCAGGACGATTGCCACGTCTTCCTCACCGATGCCCAGATCGGGAACGAGGTGAAGTTCCTCATGGACTTCATCCTCGGCTACTACCGCACCTTCGGCTTGCAGGCCAGCCTCAAGTTCGCCACCCGACCGGATACCAGGATCGGCGGTGACGAGCTCTGGGACCGGGCCGAAGGCGCGCTCAAGGGCGCGCTCGAGGCTACCGGTATGCCGTACGAGCTCAATGTGGGTGACGGGGCGTTCTACGGCCCCAAGATCGACTTCGACGTGACGGACTCGATCGGTCGGAGCTGGCAACTGGGCACGATTCAGCTCGACTACAACGCGCCCGAGCGATTCGACCTCACCTACGTGGGCGATGACAATACCGAGCACCGTCCGGTGGTGATCCACCGTGCCGTGAGCGGCTCCTTTGAGCGCTTCATCGCCATTCTCATCGAGCACTTCGCGGGCGCGTTCCCGGTCTGGCTCGCACCGGAGCAGGTGCGGGTCATCCCCATCTCCGACGCGCAGACGCCCGCGGCGCGCCAGGTGGCCGGCCGGCTGACGGCCGCGGGCATTCGAGTGCACGTCGACGACCGAAGCGAGACGCTCAACTACCGGATCCGCGAGGGCGAGGTCTGGAAGGTGCCCTACATGGCGGTCGTGGGTCAGCGGGAGGCGGAGAGCGATAGCCTTGCGCTCCGGGTTCGGGGGGCGGGGAAGAAGCAGGAAGTCATGACCACGGACGCCTTTCTCGCCCGGATCGTGGACGAGGTGCGGACCCGGGCGCTGGTGCCGTAAGCGACGAGGGATGGAGCAACGCCCGTGGCCGGGGTTATCTTGCCGTCCGTGACCCCAACCGGAATGGTTCGCCGTGTCCGATAGCACTACCCCCGTCATCGTCTCCGCCGTCCGCACCCCGATCGGTCGGTATCTCGGCGGGCTCTCGTCGTTCACTGCCCCGCAGCTTGGCGCGCTGACCATCCGGGAGGCCGTGTCCCGCGCACGGGTGGACCCGGCAGCCGTCGAGGAAGTCATCATGGGCCAGGTGGTCCAGGGCGGCAGCGGCCAGGCACCGGCGCGGCAGGCGCTCATCCACTCCGGGCTGCCGGCCGCGATCCCCGCGCTCACCATCAATAAGGTCTGCGGCTCTGGCCTCAAGGCGGTGATGCTGGCCGCGCAGGCCATCAAGGCGGGCGATGCCGAATGCATCGTAGCCGGTGGGCAGGAATCCATGTCCAGCGCGCCCCACTACGTGTACGGCATGCGGAGCGGGATCAAGGCCGGCAACCAGACCATGGTCGATGGCATGATCCACGACGGCTTGTGGGATTCCTTCGGCTGCTGTCATATGGGTGAGTACGCCGAGTATACGGCCGACAAGGCGGGCGTCACCCGGGAGGAGCAGGACCGATACTCCTACGACAGCCATCGGAAGGCCGTGGCCGCCATCGAGGCCGGAAAGTTCACCGCCGAGATCGTGGCCGTGACGGTGCCGGGAAAGGCCGGGCCGACCACGGTGGCGATCGACGAGGCGCCGCGGAAGGACACCACGCCCGAGACGCTCGCCAAGCTCAAGCCTGCATTCCGCAAGGATGGGGGCAGCGTGACGGCCGGCAACGCCCCGGGTCTCAATGATGGCGCCAGCGCGCTGGTGGTCACCTCGCTCGGGTTCGCGCGATCGAACGGCCTCACGCCGATGGCGCGAATCACCGGATATGCCACCGGTGGCGGCGAGCCGCGCGATCTCTTCTTCGCCCCGGTCATCGCGGTCCGCAACCTGATGAACAAGTCCGGCGCCCGGATCGGGGACTACGATCTGATCGAAGCCAACGAGGCATTCGCGGTCCAGGCCATCGCCGACGGCCGGGAGCTGGGCTGGGACTGGGACCGGGTCAACGTGCATGGGGGGGCGGTCGCGCTGGGGCATCCGATCGGCGCCAGCGGGGCTCGCGTGCTCACCACGCTGCTCCACGCCCTGCGCGACCGCGGGGGCCGCACCGGCCTCGCCACTCTCTGTCTCGGCGGCGGCAACGCCGTTGCCCTCAGCGTGGAGCTGATCTGATGACTATCGAATCGCGGCAGGTTCCCGTCACGGCTGAGCCCGCGCGGAGCGCGGTCCTCCGCCGGGCCGTCGCCATCGGACTCGGGGCGCTCTGCGTGGCGCTCGCGGCCCAGGTCTCCGTGCCTGTCCCGCTCAACCCGGTGCCGATGACCCTGCAGCCGCTCGCGGTGCTTGCGGTGGGCGGGCTGCTGGGCGCCTCCGGCGGCCTGGCGGCGTTGGTCACCTACCTGGCGCTCGGCATGGCGGGGCTCCCGGTCTTTGCCGGCGGCTCCGCGGGTGTCGTTCATTTGTTGGGACCGACCGGCGGATACCTGCTGGCGTTCCCGCTCGCTGCGGGCCTGGTCGGCGTGCTGGTGGGCCGGCGATTCGGTGTGTTGCGGGTGCTTGCCGCGTGCGCTCTCGGCATGGTGGTCATTCACGTCGGTGGTGTCGCGCAGCTTGCGCTGCTCGGCGGCGATCCGGCCCTGGCGTTTCGCATCGGGTTCGTTCCCTTTTTGACTGGTGACCTGCTCAAGGTCGGACTCGCGGCCGCGGTGATCCTCGGCGCAGGCCCCGCGGTGCGCGCGCGCCTTTGACCATCGCGCCGACTCCCCGACGGCCACGACCTGTCCTCTGGGCCCTTCTCGGCGTCGTCGGTTTCTTCCTGCTCGGCTTTCTGTTGTTCCTGCTGGGCTTCCTGCCGTTCGCCGGCCGCCTGACCCACGGCATCTCGCCCGAGGATCTGGCGCGGCATCCCTCGCCGACATTCGCGCTGGTGCAGGGCATCGGGCTGCTGGCCGCCTTCGGCGCGTCCACCTGGGTGGTGGGCTCCAAGGCGTTCCATCTAAGCCTGCGCGATCTCCGCTGGCGCTCCCGTCTGGGCTGGCTGGCCGGAATCGGCGCGGGTCTGGTGCTGGGCATCCTTCCCGCCGCGGCGGCAATGACCCTGGGGGTGTTCACCGGTGGCGCGTCCTGGGTGCGGGATTCCGGCTCCCTGGTGGACTACGCCGGAAGCGTGAGCAGGACGCTGCTCCTGCTGGCTCCGGCGGCGCTCAGTGAGGAGCTCATGTTTCGTGGACTGCCCCTGGTCCTGGTCGCCCGCGCCTTCGGGCGGCCGGCTGCCATCGTGGTGCTCTCGCTGCTCTTCGCGCTCGCCCATGTGGACAATCCCGACGTCTCGGTGCGGGCACTGGGCAACATCGCGCTGGCGGGGATCCTGCTGTCGCTGGCGTTCTATTCGCCGGGCGGCATGTGGACGGCGTTCGGCGCGCACCTGGGCTGGAACGGCACGCTGGCGGCGCTGGGCGCCCCGGTGAGCGGGCTGCCGTTCCAGATCCCGCTGGTCGACTACACCATGGGCGGACCGTCGTGGCTCACCGGCGGGAGCTTCGGCCCGGAGGGCGGGCTCCTCAGCACGGTAGCCATCACCGCCACCATCGTGCTGGCCGCGCAGTGGATCCGAAAGGACCCGACATGAGCAGCGCCGCCGTCGTTGGAGCGGGCACCATGGGGAACGGCATCGCCCACGTGCTGGCGCAGCACGGATGGAGCGTCGCCCTGATCGACACGGTTCCCGACGCGCTCGAGCGGGCCACGGCGACCATCCGGGGGAATCTCGACCGCCAGGTGAAGAAGGGCACCATCGCGGCTGACGCGCCGGGCCAGATCCTGGAGCGGATCAGGACCGGCACCTCGCTGGACGAGGCGGCGGACGCCACGCTGGTGATCGAGGCCGCCAGCGAGAATCCCGCCGTCAAGTTCGAGCTGTTCGAGCGGCTCGACCGGATCTGCGCGCCGGAGGCGATCCTGGCCACCAATACCAGCTCCATTTCGGTGACCGAGATCGGGGCGCACACCGCCCGGGCGGGGCAGGTGATCGGCATGCACTTCATGAATCCGGTGCCGGTCATGCAGCTGGTCGAGGTCATCCGAGGCCACGCCACCACCGACCAGACCGCCCGGACCGTGATGGCCACCGCGGCCGCGCTGGGGAAGACCCCCGTCGAGGTGAACGACTACCCCGGGTTCGTCTCCAACCGGGTGCTGCTGCCGATGATCAACGAGGCGATCTTCTGCGTGATGGAAGGCGTGGCCGAGCCGGAGGCGATCGATACCGTCATGAAGCTCGGCATGGCGCATCCCATGGGGCCGCTGGCGCTGGCGGACTTCATCGGGCTGGACGTGTGCCTCGCCATCCTGGAGGTGCTGCACCGCGGGCTGGGCGACGACAAGTACCGCGCCTGCCCGCTCCTCCGCAAGATGGTGGCGGCGGGCTATCTCGGCCGAAAGAGCGGGCGCGGCTTCTACTCCTATCCCAAGAGCTGATGGACCTCCTCGAGCAGATGTGCGCCCTCGGGCACGAGCAGGTGCTCTTCTCGCACGATCCCTCCTGCGGCTACCTGGGTATCATCGCCATCCACGACACCACGCTGGGCCCGGCCCTCGGCGGCACCCGCTTCTGGCAGTACGGCTCGACCGACGAGGCCATCACCGACGCGCTGCGCCTGGCGCGGGGCATGACCTACAAGGCGGCTGTCGCCGGCATCAATCTGGGCGGCGGCAAGTCGGTCATCCTGGGCGACAACCGCCGCACCGATCGCGAGGCGCTCTTCCGCGCCCACGGCCGGTTCGTCGAGACGCTGGGCGGC is a genomic window containing:
- the thrS gene encoding threonine--tRNA ligase codes for the protein MSGIMSGTIRITLPDGSQREVPPGTSARQIAESIGPGLARAALAARVNGAVWDLDRPLESDATLAILTERDPEALEVLRHSSAHILATAVRELFPGAGIGFGPPIEDGFYYDFQVDRPFTPDDLERIEAKMAEVAQRDYPFVREVVDRGEANRRFSDDPLKLERISELGDNETITVYTDGPFIDLCRGPHIPRTGRLKHFKLLSAAGAYWRGDEHRQMLQRIYGTAWFKKDELDAYLHRLEEARKRDHRRVGRELDLFMFHPSAPGATFWTERGTTLYNVLVEFVRERQAGAFQEIKTPLMYNKMLWETSGHWGKYRENMFLVLNKETGEHDASLKPMNCPSHYLLYSAKKHSYRELPLRYVTFDVLHRNEVTGALSGLTRVRQFAQDDCHVFLTDAQIGNEVKFLMDFILGYYRTFGLQASLKFATRPDTRIGGDELWDRAEGALKGALEATGMPYELNVGDGAFYGPKIDFDVTDSIGRSWQLGTIQLDYNAPERFDLTYVGDDNTEHRPVVIHRAVSGSFERFIAILIEHFAGAFPVWLAPEQVRVIPISDAQTPAARQVAGRLTAAGIRVHVDDRSETLNYRIREGEVWKVPYMAVVGQREAESDSLALRVRGAGKKQEVMTTDAFLARIVDEVRTRALVP
- a CDS encoding acetyl-CoA C-acetyltransferase — protein: MSDSTTPVIVSAVRTPIGRYLGGLSSFTAPQLGALTIREAVSRARVDPAAVEEVIMGQVVQGGSGQAPARQALIHSGLPAAIPALTINKVCGSGLKAVMLAAQAIKAGDAECIVAGGQESMSSAPHYVYGMRSGIKAGNQTMVDGMIHDGLWDSFGCCHMGEYAEYTADKAGVTREEQDRYSYDSHRKAVAAIEAGKFTAEIVAVTVPGKAGPTTVAIDEAPRKDTTPETLAKLKPAFRKDGGSVTAGNAPGLNDGASALVVTSLGFARSNGLTPMARITGYATGGGEPRDLFFAPVIAVRNLMNKSGARIGDYDLIEANEAFAVQAIADGRELGWDWDRVNVHGGAVALGHPIGASGARVLTTLLHALRDRGGRTGLATLCLGGGNAVALSVELI
- a CDS encoding biotin transporter BioY, encoding MTIESRQVPVTAEPARSAVLRRAVAIGLGALCVALAAQVSVPVPLNPVPMTLQPLAVLAVGGLLGASGGLAALVTYLALGMAGLPVFAGGSAGVVHLLGPTGGYLLAFPLAAGLVGVLVGRRFGVLRVLAACALGMVVIHVGGVAQLALLGGDPALAFRIGFVPFLTGDLLKVGLAAAVILGAGPAVRARL
- a CDS encoding type II CAAX endopeptidase family protein is translated as MTIAPTPRRPRPVLWALLGVVGFFLLGFLLFLLGFLPFAGRLTHGISPEDLARHPSPTFALVQGIGLLAAFGASTWVVGSKAFHLSLRDLRWRSRLGWLAGIGAGLVLGILPAAAAMTLGVFTGGASWVRDSGSLVDYAGSVSRTLLLLAPAALSEELMFRGLPLVLVARAFGRPAAIVVLSLLFALAHVDNPDVSVRALGNIALAGILLSLAFYSPGGMWTAFGAHLGWNGTLAALGAPVSGLPFQIPLVDYTMGGPSWLTGGSFGPEGGLLSTVAITATIVLAAQWIRKDPT
- a CDS encoding 3-hydroxybutyryl-CoA dehydrogenase, producing MSSAAVVGAGTMGNGIAHVLAQHGWSVALIDTVPDALERATATIRGNLDRQVKKGTIAADAPGQILERIRTGTSLDEAADATLVIEAASENPAVKFELFERLDRICAPEAILATNTSSISVTEIGAHTARAGQVIGMHFMNPVPVMQLVEVIRGHATTDQTARTVMATAAALGKTPVEVNDYPGFVSNRVLLPMINEAIFCVMEGVAEPEAIDTVMKLGMAHPMGPLALADFIGLDVCLAILEVLHRGLGDDKYRACPLLRKMVAAGYLGRKSGRGFYSYPKS